From a single Collibacillus ludicampi genomic region:
- a CDS encoding 2,3-diketo-5-methylthiopentyl-1-phosphate enolase encodes MHTDTSQFVTATYLVHSKGGDLHKKALGIAHGLTVGTWTELPETKKEEMKKHLGHVVSVEELGKDENGRIKARLTIAYPMINLTPDIPALLTTIFGKLSMDGMIRLVDVTFPEAFVKQFPGPKFGIDGIRKLLGVYNRPLLMSIFKSCIGYDLKTMAEQFYLQAAGGVDLVKDDEILFDETYAPFEKRIEACLRAAENAERETGKKVLYAANLTGPVTEIFTKAKRAVRAGANALLINVLPFGYDVLHRLAADPEITVPLVAHPALAGAFYASDRYGISAPILLGKLMRLAGADFVLYPSPYGSVAMEREETLQIAAHLRGKREGLKTSFPVPSAGIHPGMVPLLYRDFGVDHVVNAGGGIHGHPQGATAGGRAFVAAIDATCKGIPFKEAAAESRELEEALALWGCPEEVS; translated from the coding sequence ATGCATACAGATACAAGCCAATTCGTGACGGCAACCTACCTTGTACATAGCAAGGGAGGAGACCTCCATAAGAAAGCTTTGGGTATCGCTCATGGATTGACAGTCGGTACATGGACGGAACTGCCGGAAACGAAAAAAGAGGAGATGAAAAAACACCTCGGACATGTTGTCTCGGTTGAAGAATTGGGAAAGGACGAGAACGGACGGATCAAGGCCCGACTGACGATTGCTTATCCGATGATCAACCTGACACCTGACATTCCGGCATTGCTTACAACGATCTTCGGCAAATTGTCGATGGACGGGATGATTCGTCTCGTAGACGTGACGTTTCCTGAAGCCTTTGTGAAACAGTTTCCCGGTCCCAAATTCGGGATTGATGGTATAAGGAAGTTGCTCGGTGTGTACAATCGCCCCTTGCTCATGTCGATTTTCAAGTCTTGTATCGGTTATGATTTGAAAACAATGGCTGAACAGTTTTACTTGCAAGCGGCCGGTGGCGTCGATCTGGTGAAAGACGATGAGATTCTCTTTGATGAAACATACGCACCGTTTGAGAAACGGATCGAGGCGTGTCTGCGCGCGGCTGAGAATGCAGAGCGAGAAACAGGGAAAAAAGTTCTCTATGCGGCTAATTTAACAGGTCCTGTCACTGAGATTTTTACGAAAGCCAAGCGGGCGGTGCGGGCGGGTGCCAATGCTCTACTCATCAACGTGCTACCGTTTGGTTATGATGTTTTGCATCGTTTGGCGGCCGATCCGGAGATCACAGTCCCACTGGTCGCTCATCCCGCACTGGCTGGTGCTTTCTATGCTTCAGACCGCTACGGGATCTCTGCACCTATTCTATTGGGAAAACTGATGAGGCTCGCGGGCGCTGATTTCGTTCTCTATCCGTCTCCTTATGGTTCGGTTGCTATGGAAAGAGAAGAGACGCTCCAGATCGCTGCACATCTTCGCGGCAAACGAGAGGGGTTGAAGACCTCATTTCCGGTTCCGTCAGCAGGGATTCATCCTGGGATGGTACCCTTGTTATATCGTGATTTTGGAGTGGATCATGTGGTCAACGCGGGAGGCGGAATCCATGGTCATCCACAAGGGGCGACAGCGGGAGGACGTGCTTTTGTAGCAGCCATCGACGCAACTTGTAAAGGAATTCCATTCAAAGAGGCAGCAGCGGAGAGCCGTGAGCTGGAAGAGGCACTCGCGCTGTGGGGTTGTCCGGAAGAGGTGTCATGA
- a CDS encoding pyridoxal phosphate-dependent aminotransferase, whose amino-acid sequence MRIQPAERIHRLPVQFFSSLVSRAGSYIANGHEVINLGQGNPDLPTPPHIVEAMREAVLDPSTHRYSPFSGLPELKEAIAGWYKREYDVDLDPETEVAILFGGKTGLVEISQCLLNRGDACLVPDPGYPDYWSGVALSGADMVMMPLLEENEFLPDYSRLRTEDLRRAKLMFLNYPANPTAAVASLSFFKETVAFAEQHEIIVAHDFAYGAIGFDGLKPVSFLQVPGAKDVGVEFYTLSKTYNMAGWRVGFALGNQEVIRLINLIQDHYYVSLFAAIQRAAIAALEGPQDCVRELVAIYQRRRDTWIQGLREIGWDCQAPKGSFFTWLPVPEGWSSAKFADYLLEQAHLVVAPGIGFGPHGEGYVRVGLLAPEGRLQEAVDRLDRLKLFA is encoded by the coding sequence ATGAGGATACAACCGGCTGAAAGGATTCATCGATTACCTGTCCAGTTTTTCTCCTCGCTCGTGAGCCGGGCAGGTTCCTATATAGCTAATGGACATGAGGTGATCAATCTAGGCCAGGGAAACCCGGATTTGCCGACGCCGCCTCATATTGTGGAAGCGATGCGGGAAGCGGTGCTCGACCCTTCAACTCACCGTTACTCACCATTCTCTGGATTGCCTGAATTGAAAGAGGCGATCGCTGGATGGTATAAGAGAGAATATGATGTCGATCTGGATCCGGAGACGGAAGTGGCGATCCTCTTTGGCGGCAAAACAGGCCTCGTAGAGATCAGCCAGTGTCTTTTAAATCGGGGGGACGCTTGTTTGGTTCCCGATCCCGGGTATCCCGATTATTGGTCGGGCGTGGCCCTTTCCGGCGCAGATATGGTAATGATGCCTCTTCTTGAGGAAAATGAGTTTCTGCCCGATTACAGCCGCTTGCGTACTGAAGATTTGCGAAGGGCCAAGTTGATGTTTTTAAATTACCCAGCTAATCCGACGGCTGCGGTCGCCTCTTTATCTTTTTTTAAAGAGACGGTTGCGTTCGCAGAACAGCATGAGATCATTGTGGCGCACGATTTCGCTTATGGGGCCATCGGTTTTGACGGCCTCAAGCCTGTATCTTTTCTGCAGGTGCCGGGTGCCAAAGATGTAGGGGTGGAGTTTTATACCCTGTCCAAAACTTACAATATGGCGGGATGGCGTGTAGGTTTTGCGCTCGGAAACCAAGAAGTGATTCGTCTGATCAATTTGATTCAGGATCACTACTATGTGAGCCTTTTCGCTGCGATTCAGCGTGCCGCGATCGCCGCCTTGGAGGGACCGCAAGACTGTGTCAGGGAATTGGTCGCCATTTACCAACGCCGCCGAGACACATGGATTCAAGGATTGCGAGAAATCGGATGGGATTGCCAGGCACCGAAAGGATCATTTTTCACGTGGTTGCCCGTTCCTGAAGGATGGTCATCAGCGAAGTTCGCTGACTATTTGTTGGAACAAGCGCACCTAGTGGTCGCTCCCGGGATCGGCTTCGGGCCGCATGGGGAAGGATATGTGCGTGTCGGACTTTTGGCACCGGAAGGGCGTTTGCAGGAAGCGGTCGATCGTCTGGACCGATTGAAACTTTTTGCTTGA
- the rodA gene encoding rod shape-determining protein RodA, translated as MNIDWLKRHIRDFDFMLVIILLCISVFSVLAVYSATAKRAGMENWYIKEIMWQILSYIFMFVFVLVDYRMLRNRVAWIGYWISLVLLIAVFAFPSVNGAHSWIILPGIQFQPSEFAKIFVILVISDYMAKVKEKEERFGFKHFSLIALIVGVPFALILKEPALGQALVLLGIMGAMLILFLEKRQLVLYCIMGALLVTSVFMVMSVYPDQTIRLIQNTPLDDHQKERIITFVDPEADPQNGGWQALEAKIAIGAGQLFGRGLLNGSQTQGEWVPEQWTDFIFSAIGEELGFVGSSTLVFLFFLLLNRMIRIASTVDDDFAIHFIAGAVGMFTFQIYENIGMNLSLMPVAGITLPFVSYGGTSLLTNFVVVGIVLSIAIRRRKLVF; from the coding sequence GTGAATATAGATTGGTTAAAACGGCATATACGTGACTTTGATTTTATGCTGGTGATCATTTTGCTCTGTATCTCCGTTTTCAGCGTTTTGGCCGTCTATTCGGCTACGGCCAAGCGTGCGGGAATGGAAAATTGGTATATTAAAGAGATTATGTGGCAAATCCTCTCCTATATTTTTATGTTTGTTTTTGTCCTCGTGGATTACCGGATGTTACGGAACCGGGTGGCTTGGATCGGATATTGGATCAGTCTGGTTCTGTTAATTGCCGTCTTTGCCTTCCCGAGTGTAAACGGGGCACACAGTTGGATCATTTTGCCCGGGATTCAGTTTCAGCCTTCCGAGTTCGCCAAGATCTTCGTTATCTTGGTGATTTCCGATTATATGGCGAAAGTAAAGGAAAAAGAAGAACGGTTCGGTTTTAAGCATTTTTCCTTGATCGCGCTGATCGTCGGTGTACCCTTCGCATTGATCCTCAAAGAGCCCGCGCTTGGACAAGCGCTGGTGCTCCTGGGGATCATGGGTGCTATGCTGATTTTGTTCTTGGAAAAAAGACAGCTCGTTCTTTATTGCATCATGGGAGCTCTCCTTGTGACAAGTGTATTTATGGTCATGAGCGTATATCCGGATCAGACCATTCGTCTGATTCAGAATACACCGCTTGATGATCACCAAAAAGAACGGATCATCACGTTCGTGGATCCGGAAGCCGATCCTCAAAACGGCGGTTGGCAAGCGCTAGAAGCAAAGATCGCCATCGGTGCGGGCCAGCTGTTCGGCCGTGGCTTGTTAAACGGTTCACAGACGCAAGGAGAATGGGTTCCTGAGCAATGGACCGATTTCATCTTCTCGGCGATCGGCGAGGAGCTCGGTTTTGTCGGATCCAGTACGCTTGTTTTTCTTTTCTTCTTGTTGTTGAACCGTATGATCCGCATCGCATCAACGGTGGATGACGATTTTGCGATACATTTTATCGCCGGTGCCGTCGGGATGTTTACGTTTCAGATTTACGAAAATATAGGCATGAACTTATCGCTCATGCCTGTTGCAGGTATCACACTGCCGTTTGTATCATATGGTGGCACATCGTTATTGACGAACTTTGTTGTGGTCGGTATCGTCCTGTCGATCGCGATTCGGCGGCGAAAACTTGTCTTCTAA
- a CDS encoding DedA family protein translates to MFETYGYISLFGFLVFGIVGLPLPDETLLTVVGYLVSIRYLNYWVSILVGTLGSIVGITFSYLLGIFLGREVIHRFGKYMYLTPERVASVEKFMDKYGKLTLFFGYFIPGIRQVTAIVAGLSKMNYREFAIVAYLGGLLWVTTFITLGRFVGMQLHGIGHIFHRFRYLIITVLALLAVSILIYRYVKVRKNKRQVS, encoded by the coding sequence ATGTTTGAGACATACGGATATATCAGTTTGTTTGGTTTTTTAGTTTTTGGCATCGTTGGACTCCCCCTCCCGGACGAAACCTTATTGACTGTAGTCGGTTATTTGGTCTCGATTCGTTATTTAAACTACTGGGTGTCGATCCTTGTGGGGACACTCGGGAGTATCGTGGGGATTACTTTCAGTTATCTTCTTGGCATTTTTCTCGGACGAGAAGTGATCCACCGTTTCGGAAAATATATGTATCTCACCCCGGAACGAGTGGCAAGCGTCGAAAAATTTATGGATAAATATGGTAAATTAACTTTGTTTTTTGGATATTTCATCCCTGGAATCCGCCAGGTGACAGCGATCGTCGCCGGACTCAGCAAAATGAATTACCGTGAGTTTGCGATTGTGGCATATCTGGGCGGACTTCTTTGGGTGACGACATTTATTACACTGGGTCGTTTCGTCGGAATGCAACTACATGGTATTGGACACATTTTTCATCGGTTTCGTTATTTGATCATTACAGTACTCGCGTTGTTGGCAGTATCGATCTTGATCTACCGTTACGTGAAAGTACGCAAGAATAAAAGGCAGGTTTCATAA